In Prosthecomicrobium sp. N25, one DNA window encodes the following:
- a CDS encoding XdhC family protein yields MGDALDLTEKDVLGIAEGWRRDGRAVALATVVETWGSAPRPVGSHLVIDREGNFEGSVSGGCVEGAVVGEALEVIEDGRPRLLEFGVADETAWRVGLSCGGKIAVYVERVN; encoded by the coding sequence ATGGGCGACGCGCTGGACCTGACCGAGAAGGACGTGCTGGGGATCGCCGAGGGCTGGCGCCGCGACGGCCGTGCCGTGGCGCTCGCGACCGTGGTGGAGACCTGGGGCTCCGCCCCGCGGCCCGTCGGGTCGCATCTGGTGATCGACCGCGAGGGCAACTTCGAGGGCTCCGTGTCCGGTGGCTGCGTCGAGGGCGCGGTCGTCGGGGAGGCGCTCGAGGTGATCGAGGACGGCCGGCCCCGGCTCCTGGAATTCGGCGTCGCCGACGAGACCGCCTGGCGCGTCGGGCTCTCCTGCGGCGGCAAGATCGCCGTCTATGTCGAGCGCGTGAACTGA
- a CDS encoding XdhC family protein, with protein sequence MDAALLAALNAERRARRAVIRVTDIETGAERLVREAELDPADPLFAELETRFRTAKSGMAEGPDNVRRFLTVHVPPPRLVVIGAVHISQALAPMARLAGFDVTVIDPRTAFATESRFEGVSLLAEWPEEVIPSRVALDAYTGLVAVTHDPKIDDWPIAEALRAGAFYVGALGSRKTHAKRVGRLGALGIAEDSIARIAAPIGLDIGAQSPAEIAVAVLAQAIEALRRRPAHLAPRRTAAPADVTP encoded by the coding sequence ATGGACGCCGCCCTGCTCGCCGCCCTGAACGCCGAACGCCGCGCCCGCCGCGCGGTGATCCGGGTGACCGATATCGAGACCGGCGCCGAGCGGCTCGTGCGCGAGGCCGAGCTCGATCCCGCCGACCCGCTCTTCGCCGAACTCGAGACCCGCTTCCGGACGGCCAAGTCCGGCATGGCCGAGGGCCCCGACAACGTCCGGCGCTTCCTCACCGTCCACGTGCCGCCCCCGCGCCTCGTCGTCATCGGGGCGGTCCACATCTCCCAGGCGCTCGCCCCGATGGCGCGCCTCGCCGGCTTCGACGTCACCGTCATCGACCCGCGCACCGCCTTCGCCACCGAGTCCCGCTTCGAGGGCGTGAGCCTCTTGGCCGAGTGGCCCGAAGAGGTGATCCCGAGCCGCGTCGCGCTCGACGCCTACACGGGACTGGTCGCCGTCACGCACGACCCGAAGATCGACGACTGGCCGATCGCCGAGGCGCTGCGCGCCGGGGCCTTCTACGTCGGCGCGCTCGGCAGCCGGAAGACCCATGCCAAGCGCGTCGGCCGCCTCGGCGCCCTCGGCATCGCCGAGGACAGCATCGCCCGCATCGCCGCCCCGATCGGCCTCGACATCGGCGCCCAGTCGCCGGCCGAGATCGCCGTGGCGGTCCTCGCCCAGGCGATCGAGGCCCTGCGCCGCCGTCCCGCCCATCTCGCGCCGCGCCGGACCGCGGCGCCCGCGGACGTCACCCCGTGA
- a CDS encoding molybdopterin-binding/glycosyltransferase family 2 protein yields MRFGPVPVDEAAGAVLAHAVAAGGRTLRKGHVITPEDVGAFRAAGLDSVVAAVIGPDDLDEDTAAGRIAAALAGPHVTVEAPATGRSNLFAEVAGLLVVDREGIEALNALDPGITFATLPDHAPAEPGRMVATVKIIPFALSRMLVDQAVAAIRARGPLVRIAPFAPKTVAVVSTLLPSLKASVVDKTLRVMADRLKPAGARIVSDRRVPHAEAPLAEAIRAGIEEDRADLVVVFGASAVVDRQDVIPAAIERAGGTVDHFGMPVDPGNLLLVGRLGGRPVVGAPGCARSPRENGFDWILQRMLADLPVASRDIVGLGVGGLLMDIVSRPAPRAAPQEAEAPAERRIAAVVLAAGRSTRMGGPNKLLATIDGKPLVRRAAGAACGSRAASVTVVTGHMAEAVAAALEGLDVTIVHNPDYAEGLSTSMKAGIAAVPADAEAAVVLLGDMPQVTAAIVDRLIAAYDPARGALAVVATAEGRRGNPTLISRRFFPDLMAVSGDVGARQVLQGYPEAVVEVELGEAAGLDLDTPEALRRAGGTLV; encoded by the coding sequence GTGAGGTTCGGACCCGTCCCGGTCGACGAGGCGGCGGGGGCGGTCCTCGCCCACGCGGTCGCGGCCGGCGGCCGGACCCTGCGCAAGGGCCACGTGATCACGCCCGAGGACGTGGGGGCCTTCCGGGCCGCGGGCCTGGACAGCGTGGTGGCCGCCGTCATCGGCCCCGACGACCTCGACGAGGACACCGCCGCGGGCCGCATCGCCGCCGCCCTCGCCGGGCCGCATGTGACCGTCGAGGCGCCCGCCACCGGCCGCTCCAACCTCTTCGCCGAGGTCGCCGGCCTGCTCGTGGTCGACCGCGAGGGAATCGAGGCGCTGAACGCCCTCGACCCCGGCATCACCTTCGCGACGCTCCCCGACCATGCCCCGGCCGAGCCCGGCCGCATGGTCGCGACCGTGAAGATCATCCCCTTCGCGCTCTCCCGCATGCTCGTCGACCAGGCCGTCGCGGCGATCCGGGCACGCGGACCGCTCGTCCGCATCGCCCCCTTCGCGCCCAAGACCGTCGCGGTCGTCTCCACGCTGCTGCCGAGCCTCAAGGCCTCGGTGGTCGACAAGACCCTCCGCGTCATGGCCGACCGGCTGAAGCCCGCCGGCGCCCGCATCGTCTCCGACCGCCGCGTGCCCCACGCCGAGGCCCCCCTCGCCGAGGCCATCCGCGCCGGGATCGAGGAGGACCGGGCCGACCTCGTCGTCGTCTTCGGGGCCTCCGCGGTGGTGGACCGGCAGGACGTGATCCCCGCCGCCATCGAGCGGGCGGGCGGCACCGTCGACCATTTCGGCATGCCGGTCGATCCCGGCAACCTGCTCCTCGTCGGCCGGCTCGGCGGCCGGCCGGTGGTCGGCGCGCCCGGCTGCGCCCGCAGCCCGCGCGAGAACGGCTTCGACTGGATCCTGCAGCGCATGCTGGCCGACCTGCCGGTGGCCAGCCGCGACATCGTCGGCCTGGGCGTCGGCGGCCTCCTGATGGACATCGTCTCCCGCCCCGCCCCCCGTGCGGCACCGCAGGAGGCGGAGGCGCCGGCCGAGCGCCGGATTGCGGCCGTCGTGCTCGCCGCGGGCCGGTCGACCCGCATGGGCGGCCCTAACAAGCTGCTCGCCACGATCGACGGGAAGCCCCTCGTCCGCCGGGCCGCCGGGGCCGCCTGCGGCAGCCGCGCCGCCTCCGTCACGGTGGTGACCGGCCACATGGCCGAGGCGGTCGCCGCCGCGCTCGAGGGGCTCGACGTGACGATCGTCCACAATCCGGACTACGCCGAGGGCCTCTCGACCTCCATGAAGGCCGGCATCGCCGCGGTCCCGGCGGACGCGGAGGCCGCGGTCGTGCTCCTGGGCGACATGCCGCAGGTCACCGCCGCCATCGTGGACCGCCTGATCGCCGCCTACGACCCGGCCCGCGGCGCCCTGGCGGTCGTCGCGACCGCGGAGGGCCGGCGCGGCAACCCGACCCTGATCTCCCGCCGCTTTTTCCCCGACCTGATGGCCGTGTCCGGGGATGTGGGGGCCCGGCAGGTGCTGCAAGGCTACCCGGAAGCCGTCGTCGAGGTGGAACTGGGCGAGGCCGCGGGCCTGGATCTCGACACGCCCGAGGCCTTGCGGAGGGCGGGCGGCACGCTCGTCTGA
- a CDS encoding DUF6481 family protein, with the protein MKMTVDLADRRKNAAEAKALLLQKFKAGIDPNDPAAIARAAERKAVAEARAVREEARRREREAAAAAKAIADEEARKAAIAEAAAAEVRREEAERLAAEEAVADEARKKAARDERYAARKLRKQQGDQHYQPGRKSGRY; encoded by the coding sequence ATGAAGATGACTGTTGACCTCGCGGACCGCCGCAAGAACGCCGCCGAAGCCAAGGCCCTGCTGCTCCAGAAGTTCAAGGCCGGCATAGACCCCAACGATCCCGCCGCCATCGCCCGCGCCGCCGAGCGCAAGGCCGTGGCCGAGGCCCGCGCCGTGCGCGAGGAAGCCCGCCGTCGCGAGCGCGAAGCCGCGGCGGCAGCCAAGGCCATCGCGGACGAGGAGGCCCGCAAGGCCGCCATCGCCGAAGCCGCCGCCGCGGAAGTCCGCCGCGAGGAGGCCGAGCGCCTGGCCGCCGAGGAGGCCGTCGCGGACGAGGCCCGCAAGAAGGCGGCCCGCGACGAACGCTACGCCGCCCGCAAACTGCGCAAGCAGCAGGGCGACCAGCACTACCAGCCGGGCCGCAAGTCCGGGCGGTACTGA
- the lepA gene encoding translation elongation factor 4, with translation MTTPLANIRNFSIIAHIDHGKSTLADRLIQSCGGLDSREMVEQVLDSMDIERERGITIKAQTVRLEYKAADGETYVLNLMDTPGHVDFAYEVSRSLAACEGSLLVVDASQGVEAQTLANVYQAIDNDHEIVPILNKVDLPAADVDRVKEQIEEVIGIDASEAIPISAKTGLGIPDVLEAIVKRLPPPKGDVGGPLKAMLVDSWYDTYLGVVVLVRVIDGTLRKGQKIRMMGTGATYDVEKVGVFTPKLKDMGELGPGEVGFITASIKEVADTRVGDTITDDRKPTAEALEGFRPAQPVVFCGLFPVDAADFEDLRTAVGKLRLNDASFTYEMETSAALGFGFRCGFLGLLHLEIIQERLEREFNLDLIATAPSVVYRMTLTDGTELEMHNPADMPDVVKIEEIREPWIRATILTPDEYLGSVLKLCQDKRGIQADLSYVGNRAMVVYDLPLNEVVFDFYDRLKSVSKGYASFDYTITDYRPSDLVRLQILVNGDPVDALAMLVHRTRAESRGRAICEKLKDVIPPHMFQIPIQAAIGGRIVARETIRALRKDVTAKCYGGDATRKRKLLEKQKEGKKRMRQFGKVEIPQEAFIQVLKVEA, from the coding sequence ATGACCACGCCGCTCGCGAACATCCGCAACTTCTCGATCATCGCCCATATCGATCACGGGAAGTCGACGCTCGCCGACCGGCTGATCCAGTCCTGCGGCGGCCTCGACAGCCGCGAGATGGTCGAGCAGGTGCTCGACAGCATGGACATCGAGCGCGAGCGCGGCATCACCATCAAGGCGCAGACGGTCCGGCTCGAATACAAGGCGGCGGACGGCGAGACCTACGTCCTGAACCTGATGGACACGCCCGGCCACGTCGACTTCGCCTACGAGGTCTCGCGGTCGCTGGCGGCCTGCGAGGGCTCGCTCCTGGTCGTCGACGCCTCCCAGGGCGTCGAGGCGCAGACGCTCGCCAACGTCTACCAGGCGATCGACAACGACCACGAGATCGTGCCGATCCTCAACAAGGTCGACCTGCCGGCGGCGGACGTGGACCGCGTCAAGGAGCAGATCGAGGAGGTCATCGGCATCGACGCCTCCGAGGCGATCCCGATCTCGGCCAAGACCGGCCTCGGCATCCCGGACGTCCTGGAGGCCATCGTCAAGCGCCTGCCGCCGCCCAAGGGCGACGTCGGGGGGCCGCTCAAGGCCATGCTGGTCGACAGCTGGTACGACACCTACCTGGGCGTCGTCGTGCTCGTCCGCGTCATCGACGGGACCCTCAGGAAGGGCCAGAAGATCCGCATGATGGGCACGGGGGCCACCTACGACGTCGAGAAGGTCGGCGTCTTCACGCCCAAGCTCAAGGACATGGGCGAGCTCGGCCCCGGCGAGGTCGGCTTCATCACCGCCTCCATCAAGGAGGTCGCGGACACGCGCGTCGGCGACACCATCACGGACGACCGCAAGCCGACCGCGGAGGCGCTCGAGGGCTTCCGGCCGGCGCAGCCGGTCGTCTTCTGCGGGCTCTTCCCCGTCGACGCGGCCGACTTCGAGGACCTGCGCACGGCGGTCGGCAAGCTCCGCCTCAACGACGCGAGCTTCACCTACGAGATGGAGACCAGCGCGGCGCTCGGATTCGGCTTCCGCTGCGGGTTCCTGGGCCTCCTGCACCTGGAGATCATCCAGGAGCGGCTGGAGCGCGAGTTCAACCTCGACCTGATCGCCACGGCGCCGTCGGTCGTCTACCGGATGACCCTGACGGACGGCACCGAGCTGGAGATGCACAACCCGGCCGACATGCCGGACGTGGTCAAGATCGAGGAGATCCGGGAGCCCTGGATCCGGGCGACGATCCTGACCCCCGACGAGTATCTCGGCTCGGTCCTGAAGCTATGCCAGGACAAGCGTGGCATCCAGGCGGACCTTTCCTACGTCGGCAACCGGGCCATGGTGGTCTACGACCTGCCGCTCAACGAGGTGGTGTTCGACTTCTACGACCGGCTGAAGTCGGTCTCGAAGGGCTACGCCTCCTTCGACTACACGATCACCGACTACCGCCCGTCCGACCTCGTGCGGCTGCAGATCCTGGTCAACGGCGATCCCGTCGACGCGCTCGCCATGCTGGTGCACCGGACGCGCGCGGAGAGCCGCGGCCGGGCGATCTGCGAGAAGCTGAAGGACGTGATCCCGCCGCACATGTTCCAGATCCCGATCCAGGCGGCGATCGGCGGCCGCATCGTCGCCCGCGAGACGATCCGGGCGCTCCGCAAGGACGTGACCGCCAAGTGCTACGGCGGCGACGCCACCCGCAAGCGCAAGCTCCTCGAGAAGCAGAAGGAGGGCAAGAAGCGCATGCGCCAGTTCGGCAAGGTCGAGATCCCCCAGGAGGCCTTCATCCAGGTGCTGAAGGTGGAGGCTTAG
- a CDS encoding DUF1330 domain-containing protein, translated as MSKGYWIARVDVTDAEAYKRYLAANGIAFAKYGGRFLVRGGPFDNPVGTARERNVVIEFDSLEQARACYASPEYAAAIEARSEGAVVDLIIIGGYDGPQPGA; from the coding sequence ATGAGCAAGGGCTACTGGATCGCGCGCGTCGACGTGACCGACGCGGAGGCCTACAAGCGCTACCTCGCCGCCAACGGGATCGCCTTCGCCAAGTATGGCGGGCGCTTCCTGGTCCGCGGCGGGCCCTTCGACAACCCCGTCGGCACCGCGCGCGAGCGCAACGTCGTGATCGAGTTCGACAGCCTCGAACAGGCCCGCGCCTGCTACGCCTCGCCCGAATACGCCGCCGCCATAGAGGCCCGCAGCGAGGGCGCGGTGGTCGACCTGATCATCATCGGCGGCTACGACGGCCCGCAGCCCGGCGCCTGA
- the dnaN gene encoding DNA polymerase III subunit beta, producing the protein MKVTVERAHLLKSLNHVHRVVERRNTIPILSNVLLRGEGGELKLKATDLDLEVSEAIPALVAETGATTVPAHMLYDIVRKLPDGAQVELATRNDGATLDLKSGRSKFSLQMLPEQDFPDLTAGTFTHRFALPAADLKRLVDRTQFAISTEETRYYLNGIFFHAVERGGDLQFRAVATDGHRLAQAEIVAPHGCEGMPGIIVPRKTVGEIQKLVEDPDAQVGIELSDTKIRFTFAGKGEGEAGAVVLTSKLIDGTFPEYGRVIPQANDKELKVDRDEFAAAVDRVSTISSERGRAVKLTVGDGRLVLSVVNPDSGSATEELGVEYESEPLDIGFNSRYLLDIASQLETGTAVFRLADPGSPTLIHDFGQTNALYVLMPMRV; encoded by the coding sequence ATGAAAGTCACCGTCGAGCGGGCGCACCTCCTGAAATCGCTCAACCACGTCCACCGCGTCGTGGAGCGCCGCAACACGATCCCGATCCTCTCCAACGTGCTCCTGCGCGGGGAGGGCGGCGAGCTGAAGCTCAAGGCGACCGACCTCGACCTCGAAGTCTCCGAAGCGATCCCGGCTCTGGTGGCGGAGACCGGCGCCACCACGGTGCCGGCGCACATGCTCTACGACATCGTCCGCAAGCTGCCGGACGGCGCCCAGGTGGAGCTCGCCACCCGCAACGACGGCGCCACCCTGGACCTGAAGTCGGGCCGCTCGAAATTCTCGCTGCAGATGCTGCCCGAGCAGGATTTCCCGGACCTGACCGCCGGCACCTTCACGCACCGCTTCGCGCTGCCCGCCGCCGACCTCAAGCGGCTCGTCGACCGCACCCAGTTCGCGATCTCCACCGAGGAGACGCGCTACTACCTGAACGGCATATTCTTCCATGCGGTGGAACGCGGCGGCGACCTGCAGTTCCGTGCCGTCGCCACGGACGGCCACCGTCTGGCCCAGGCCGAGATCGTCGCCCCGCACGGCTGCGAGGGCATGCCGGGCATCATCGTGCCGCGCAAGACCGTCGGCGAGATCCAGAAGCTCGTCGAGGACCCGGACGCGCAGGTCGGCATCGAGCTCTCCGACACGAAGATCCGCTTCACCTTCGCGGGCAAGGGCGAGGGGGAGGCCGGCGCGGTGGTGCTCACCTCCAAGCTGATCGACGGCACCTTCCCGGAATACGGCCGCGTCATCCCGCAGGCCAACGACAAGGAGCTGAAGGTCGACCGCGACGAGTTCGCCGCCGCGGTGGACCGAGTGTCGACCATCTCGTCGGAACGGGGCCGCGCCGTGAAGCTGACCGTCGGCGACGGCCGGCTGGTGCTCTCCGTGGTCAACCCGGATTCCGGATCGGCCACCGAGGAACTCGGCGTCGAGTACGAGTCCGAGCCGCTCGACATCGGCTTCAACAGCCGATACCTCCTCGACATCGCCAGCCAGCTGGAGACCGGCACCGCCGTCTTCCGTCTCGCCGACCCGGGCTCCCCGACCCTCATCCACGACTTCGGCCAGACCAACGCCCTCTATGTGCTGATGCCCATGCGGGTGTGA
- a CDS encoding caspase family protein → MTPRPRPGPLRTLAVLLSLVACLWSSAAWAASERRVALVIGNAAYRSIVALKNTRADAEDVSAALRDLGFEVMTRLDVERAGARDVLRDFSRLAAGADVALVYYAGHALEHEGRYYLMPVDVKIDDADALRFDAMPADDVRALLQDRVPGLRIMIFDACRNDPFGGRPPPSTRPEARPGAVPRGLQRAAAPRGLLTVYATAPLDVAEDGRSRNSPFTRAFLKRLREPNLEIADLFRRVSADVREATAGRQVPDVAGTLDAAYVLNPAETDGTAWARLRFSSRSDDLRDFLARFPRSDYAADARFRLDVLDREVRARQDRACGTEAERIDALVAARDAAGLAALRNQILCPASLGRVETGLREVERLRGEEGKRRVTTEACERERRDLDNAARAGNLRQVEEMRRRLACPANAEAAESALASLRGRAGEAERPAR, encoded by the coding sequence ATGACGCCGAGGCCCCGGCCCGGCCCTCTGCGGACCCTCGCGGTCCTCCTGTCCCTCGTGGCGTGCCTGTGGTCCTCGGCCGCCTGGGCCGCGTCCGAGCGCCGCGTCGCGCTCGTGATCGGCAACGCCGCCTACCGTTCCATCGTGGCGCTCAAGAATACGCGCGCGGACGCCGAGGACGTGTCGGCGGCCCTGCGCGACCTCGGCTTCGAGGTGATGACGCGCCTCGACGTGGAGCGGGCGGGCGCCCGCGACGTGCTCCGGGACTTCTCGCGCCTGGCCGCCGGGGCCGACGTGGCCCTCGTCTACTATGCCGGGCATGCCCTCGAGCATGAGGGCCGCTACTACCTCATGCCCGTCGACGTGAAGATCGACGACGCCGACGCGCTCCGCTTCGACGCCATGCCGGCCGACGACGTCCGCGCGCTGCTGCAGGACCGGGTGCCCGGGCTGCGCATCATGATCTTCGATGCCTGCCGCAACGATCCGTTCGGAGGTCGACCGCCGCCGTCGACCCGCCCGGAGGCCAGACCCGGGGCGGTGCCGCGGGGGCTGCAGCGCGCCGCCGCGCCGCGCGGCCTGCTGACCGTCTACGCGACGGCGCCGCTCGATGTCGCAGAGGACGGGCGCAGCCGCAACAGCCCCTTCACCCGGGCCTTCCTCAAGCGCCTGCGCGAACCCAATCTGGAGATCGCGGACCTCTTCCGGCGGGTTTCCGCCGACGTCCGGGAGGCGACCGCCGGCCGGCAGGTGCCCGATGTCGCCGGGACGCTCGACGCCGCCTACGTGCTGAACCCGGCGGAGACGGACGGGACGGCCTGGGCACGGCTGCGCTTCTCGAGCCGCAGCGACGACCTGCGTGACTTCCTTGCCCGCTTCCCGCGCTCCGACTACGCCGCCGACGCGCGCTTCCGGCTCGACGTCCTGGACCGGGAGGTGCGGGCGCGGCAGGACCGGGCCTGCGGCACGGAGGCGGAACGGATCGATGCCCTGGTGGCGGCGCGCGACGCCGCCGGGCTCGCGGCGCTGCGCAACCAGATCCTCTGTCCGGCGAGCCTCGGGCGGGTGGAGACCGGCCTCAGGGAGGTGGAGCGGCTGCGCGGCGAGGAGGGCAAGCGGCGGGTGACGACCGAGGCCTGCGAACGGGAGCGCCGCGACCTGGACAATGCCGCGCGGGCCGGCAACCTGCGGCAGGTCGAGGAGATGCGCCGGCGCCTGGCCTGCCCGGCGAACGCCGAGGCGGCGGAGTCCGCCCTGGCGTCCTTGCGGGGGCGTGCCGGGGAGGCGGAGCGGCCGGCACGCTAG
- a CDS encoding calcium-binding protein — translation MILKGTLLNDYLTGTLLADSLSGSDGNDTLFGLDGNDTLDGGAGNNQLNGGLGNDLLVTYDGFDLIDAGDGHDHILAGAGNDTIRAGAGEDYIVGGYGDDLIYAGDGNDGFNNRIDPATGVLTQQAVGGGAGNDTIYGEAGNDALKGQSGNDRVYGGIGDDSVDGGDGNNFLDGGDGTDILDSEYGMDEAHGGNGNDRISVGSGADLAYGDAGDDFISGEDGDDKLWGGDGRDILYGGNGADTINGGIGFDRLLGEGGNDNLWGGGDGDWFVFKGAGALGSQDTIMDWQDGLDRIVLEKLGITSYSSSGAPGTAFATNRADGDVLIKAIDSAGHVINILVDDPNGTLTAANFSAADFVFT, via the coding sequence ATGATCCTGAAGGGAACGCTGCTGAACGATTACCTGACGGGCACCTTGCTGGCTGACAGCCTCTCCGGGTCCGACGGCAACGACACGCTCTTCGGCCTCGACGGCAACGACACGCTCGACGGCGGCGCGGGCAACAACCAGCTCAACGGCGGGCTCGGAAACGACCTCCTGGTGACCTACGACGGGTTCGACCTGATCGACGCCGGGGACGGCCACGACCACATCCTGGCGGGGGCCGGCAACGATACCATTCGCGCCGGCGCCGGCGAGGACTACATCGTCGGCGGCTACGGGGACGACCTCATCTATGCCGGGGACGGCAACGACGGCTTCAACAACCGCATCGACCCGGCGACCGGCGTCCTCACCCAGCAGGCGGTCGGCGGGGGGGCCGGCAACGACACGATCTACGGCGAAGCCGGCAACGACGCCTTGAAGGGCCAGTCCGGCAACGACCGAGTCTATGGCGGCATCGGCGACGACAGCGTCGACGGCGGCGACGGCAACAACTTCCTTGACGGCGGCGACGGCACGGACATCCTCGATTCCGAGTACGGGATGGACGAGGCTCACGGCGGCAACGGCAACGACCGGATCTCCGTCGGCTCGGGCGCGGATCTCGCCTACGGGGATGCGGGCGACGACTTCATCAGCGGCGAGGACGGCGACGACAAGCTGTGGGGCGGGGACGGCCGGGACATCCTCTACGGCGGCAATGGGGCCGACACCATCAATGGCGGAATCGGGTTCGACCGGCTGCTCGGCGAGGGCGGCAACGACAACCTGTGGGGCGGCGGCGACGGGGACTGGTTCGTGTTCAAGGGTGCGGGCGCACTCGGCAGCCAGGACACGATCATGGACTGGCAGGACGGGCTCGACCGGATCGTGCTCGAGAAGCTCGGCATCACCAGCTATTCGAGCTCGGGGGCGCCCGGGACCGCCTTCGCGACCAACAGGGCGGACGGGGACGTGCTGATCAAGGCGATCGATTCGGCCGGCCATGTCATCAACATCCTGGTGGACGACCCGAACGGCACGCTCACGGCGGCGAATTTCTCGGCGGCCGACTTCGTCTTCACCTGA
- a CDS encoding ABC transporter ATP-binding protein has product MIEVRDLTVRFAPDGPAAVDRVSFTVEGGSAFGLVGESGSGKSTVLRALAGLNPDYTGEIRLDGTTLPPHRPRGFFKRVQMVFQDPYGSLHPRQTIQAQLLEPLHNQGLARSPGAVEAALDAVGLPRSARFRYPHQLSGGQRQRVAIARALMLEPEVLLLDEPTSALDVSVQAEVLNLLSDLREQRRLTYVLVSHDLAVVAHMCDRVAVMRQGQVVDAFAADALRSGDVRHDYARELLAASEAYGPDATAAGRG; this is encoded by the coding sequence GTGATCGAGGTCAGGGACCTGACGGTCCGCTTCGCCCCGGACGGGCCGGCGGCCGTCGACCGGGTGAGCTTCACGGTCGAGGGCGGCAGCGCCTTCGGGCTCGTGGGCGAGTCCGGCAGCGGCAAGTCCACCGTGCTGCGGGCGCTAGCGGGGCTCAACCCCGACTACACGGGGGAGATCCGGCTGGACGGCACGACACTGCCGCCGCACCGGCCGCGCGGGTTCTTCAAGCGGGTCCAGATGGTGTTCCAGGACCCCTACGGCTCGCTGCATCCGCGCCAGACCATCCAGGCGCAGCTCCTGGAGCCGCTTCACAACCAGGGCCTCGCCCGGTCGCCCGGCGCCGTGGAGGCGGCGCTCGACGCGGTCGGCCTGCCGCGCTCCGCCCGCTTCCGCTATCCGCACCAGCTGTCGGGCGGGCAGCGGCAGCGAGTCGCCATCGCGCGGGCGCTGATGCTGGAGCCGGAGGTGCTGCTGCTCGACGAGCCGACCTCGGCGCTCGACGTCTCCGTGCAGGCCGAGGTGCTGAATCTCCTTTCGGATCTGCGCGAGCAGCGGCGGCTCACCTACGTGCTCGTCAGCCACGACCTCGCCGTGGTGGCGCACATGTGCGACCGGGTCGCCGTGATGCGGCAGGGGCAGGTGGTCGACGCCTTCGCGGCGGATGCGCTGCGCAGCGGCGACGTGCGGCACGACTATGCGCGCGAACTCCTGGCCGCGAGCGAAGCCTACGGGCCGGATGCGACCGCCGCGGGTCGGGGCTGA
- a CDS encoding ABC transporter ATP-binding protein, with amino-acid sequence MPEAPLVEARNLRIAFGRGANPVPVVRDVSFTVGREKVAIVGESGAGKSTVGRAVMRLLPPAAQLSADRLRFRDVDLVAASERQMMDLRGRRMGLIMQDPKYSLNPVMTVGEQIAESWRLHHPGRAAAREARERTLAILEAVKIRDPARVAGLYPHEVSGGMGQRVMIAMMLVSGPDLLIADEPTSALDVTVRLEVLALLDDLIASRGMGLIFISHDLNLVRRFCDRVIIMYAGRIVETLAAADLDRAGHPYTRALLASLPSIRHPQRRLPVMVRDPSWLTGGEAGP; translated from the coding sequence ATGCCGGAGGCGCCGCTCGTCGAGGCCCGCAACCTGCGCATCGCCTTCGGGCGCGGCGCGAACCCCGTGCCGGTGGTGCGGGACGTGTCCTTCACGGTCGGGCGCGAGAAGGTCGCCATCGTGGGCGAATCCGGGGCCGGCAAGTCGACCGTCGGCCGCGCGGTCATGCGCCTGCTGCCGCCGGCCGCGCAGCTCTCGGCCGACCGGCTGCGCTTCCGGGACGTGGACCTCGTGGCGGCGAGCGAGCGGCAGATGATGGACCTGCGCGGGCGCCGCATGGGGCTCATCATGCAGGATCCGAAATACTCGCTGAACCCGGTCATGACGGTGGGCGAGCAAATCGCGGAGTCCTGGCGGCTGCACCATCCCGGGCGCGCCGCGGCGCGCGAGGCGCGGGAGCGGACGCTGGCAATCCTGGAGGCGGTGAAGATCCGCGACCCGGCGCGCGTGGCCGGCCTCTATCCGCACGAGGTCTCGGGCGGCATGGGGCAGCGCGTCATGATCGCCATGATGCTGGTCTCCGGGCCCGACCTGCTGATCGCCGACGAACCCACCTCGGCGCTCGACGTGACGGTGCGCCTGGAGGTGCTGGCGCTGCTCGACGACCTGATCGCCAGTCGCGGCATGGGGCTGATCTTCATCAGCCACGACCTCAACCTGGTGCGCCGCTTCTGCGACCGGGTGATCATCATGTATGCCGGCCGCATCGTGGAGACGCTGGCCGCCGCCGACCTGGACCGGGCCGGGCATCCGTATACCCGCGCGCTCCTCGCGTCGCTGCCGTCGATCCGCCACCCTCAGCGGCGCCTGCCGGTGATGGTCCGCGACCCGTCCTGGCTGACCGGCGGGGAGGCGGGCCCGTGA